A DNA window from Phragmites australis chromosome 11, lpPhrAust1.1, whole genome shotgun sequence contains the following coding sequences:
- the LOC133885191 gene encoding leucine-rich repeat receptor-like serine/threonine-protein kinase RGI4: MGLGVMMSRISKWRAACALLMLCAGCAAAVDEQGAALLAWKATLRGADALADWKPSDASPCRWTGVACDADGGVTELSLQFVDLFGGVPANLTAVGATLARLVLIGANLTGPIPPGLGELPALAHLDLSNNALTGPIPAGLCRPGSKLETLYLNSNRLEGAIPDAIGNLMSLRELIVYDNQLAGKIPAAIGRMASLEVFRGGGNKNLHGALPTEIGNCSQLTMIGLAETSITGPLPASLGRLKNLITLAIYTTLLSGPIPPELGQCSSLENIYLYENALSGSIPAQLGGVKKLTNLLLWQNQLVGIIPPELGSCAQLTVVDLSLNGLTGHIPASFGKLSSLQQLQLSVNKLSGTVPPELARCSNLTDLELDNNQLTGSIPAVLGGLPSLRMLYLWANQLTGTIPPELGQCTSLEALDLSNNELTGPIPRTLFRLARLSKLLLINNNLSGELPPEIGNCTSLVRFRASGNHIAGAIPSEIGKLSNLSFLDLGSNRLSRALPAEISGCRNLTFFDLHGNAIAGELPPGLFQDLLSLQYLDLSYNVIGGTLPSDIGMLTSLTKLILSGNRLSGPLPPEIGSCSWLQLLDVGGNSLYGEIPGSIGKIPGLEIALNLSCNSFSGTIPSEFAGLVRLGVLDVSHNQLSGDLQPLSALQNLVALNISFNGFSGRLPETAFFAKLPTSDVEGNPALCLSRCAGDAGDRERGARHVAWVAVAVLLSILVVLLVAAALILFGRHRRGTRAGEDKDAEMSPPWKVTLYQKLEIGVADVARSLTPANVIGHGWSGAVYRANLPSSGVSIAVKKFGSCDEASVEAFACEVRVLPRVRHRNIVRLLGWAANRRTRLLFYDYLPNGTLGGLLHGGASVTAVVEWEVRLAIAVAVAEGLAYLHHDCVPGIIHRDVKPENILLGERYEACLADFGLARFADEGANSSPPPFAGSYGYIAPEYGCMTKITTKSDVYSFGVVLLEMITGRRPLDSSFGEGQSVVQWVRDHLCRKREPMEIIDPTLQGRPDMQLQEMLQALGIALLCASPRPEDRPTMKDVAALLCGIQHDDAIEVRKAGMGAGDEVEARKWAGPKQPVSPTKLMTLVEPVQTLAQTKARANSGSQSLLHNRQ; encoded by the exons ATGGGTCTTGGTGTTATGATGAGTAGAATAAGCAAATGGCGGGCGGCGTGCGCGCTGTTGATGCTGTGCGCGggctgcgccgccgccgtggacGAGCAGGGCGCGGCGCTGCTGGCGTGGAAGGCGACGCTGCGCGGCGCGGACGCACTGGCAGACTGGAAGCCGAGCGACGCGTCGCCGTGCCGGTGGACTGGCGTGGCGTGCGACGCCGACGGCGGCGTCACGGAGCTGAGCCTGCAGTTCGTCGACCTGTTCGGCGGCGTGCCCGCCAACCTGACTGCCGTGGGCGCCACGCTAGCGCGGCTCGTCCTCATCGGCGCGAACCTGACGGGGCCGATCCCGCCGGGGCTCGGCGAGCTGCCGGCGCTGGCGCACCTCGACCTCAGCAACAATGCGCTCACGGGGCCCATACCGGCGGGGCTGTGCCGGCCGGGGAGCAAGCTCGAGACACTATATCTCAACTCCAACCGCCTCGAGGGCGCCATCCCGGACGCCATCGGCAACCTCATGTCGCTCCGGGAGCTCATCGTCTACGACAACCAGCTCGCCGGCAAGATACCGGCGGCCATCGGCCGGATGGCCAGCCTCGAGGTGttccgcggcggcggcaacaAGAACCTCCACGGCGCGCTCCCCACGGAGATCGGCAACTGCTCCCAGCTCACCATGATCGGCCTTGCAGAGACCAGCATCACCGGGCCGCTGCCGGCGAGCCTTGGCCGGCTCAAGAACCTCATCACGCTGGCCATCTACACGACGCTGCTCTCCGGCCCgataccgccggagctcggccAGTGCAGCAGCCTGGAGAACATCTACCTCTACGAGAACGCGCTCTCGGGGTCCATCCCGGCGCAGCTCGGCGGGGTCAAGAAGCTCACGAACCTGCTGCTGTGGCAGAACCAGCTCGTCGGCATCATCCCGCCGGAGCTCGGGTCATGCGCCCAGCTCACCGTGGTGGACCTATCGCTCAACGGGCTCACCGGCCACATCCCAGCGTCGTTCGGCAAACTGTCGTCgctgcagcagctgcagctcagCGTGAACAAGCTCTCTGGCACGGTGCCGCCGGAGCTCGCCAGGTGCAGCAACCTCACGGACCTCGAACTCGACAACAACCAGCTCACGGGCAGCATCCCCGCGGTGCTAGGTGGCCTGCCGTCTCTGCGCATGCTTTACCTGTGGGCCAACCAGCTGACTGGCACCATCCCGCCGGAGCTCGGACAGTGCACGAGCCTCGAGGCGCTCGACCTATCAAACAATGAGCTGACGGGCCCCATCCCACGGACGCTCTTCCGGCTGGCGCGGCTGTCCAAGCTGCTGCTTATCAACAACAACCTGTCAGGCGAGTTGCCCCCGGAGATCGGTAACTGTACGTCCCTCGTCCGGTTCCGGGCGAGCGGCAACCACATCGCCGGTGCGATACCGTCCGAGATCGGCAAGCTCAGTAAcctcagcttccttgatctcggCTCAAACCGGCTGTCCCGCGCTCTACCGGCAGAGATATCCGGGTGCCGGAATCTCACGTTCTTTGACCTCCACGGCAACGCcatcgccggtgagcttccGCCGGGGCTGTTCCAAGACTTGCTCTCGCTCCAGTACCTCGACCTCTCCTACAATGTCATCGGTGGCACGCTCCCGTCAGACATCGGCATGCTCACCTCGCTCACGAAGCTCATTCTCAGTGGCAACCGGCTGTCCGGGCCGTTACCACCGGAGATCGGGTCGTGCTCCTGGCTCCAGCTCCTCGACGTCGGCGGCAACTCACTTTACGGCGAGATTCCGGGGAGCATAGGCAAGATTCCGGGGTTGGAGATTGCTCTCAACCTCAGTTGCAACAGCTTCTCCGGCACGATCCCGTCGGAATTCGCCGGGCTTGTGAGGCTCGGGGTGCTCGACGTGTCGCACAACCAGCTCTCCGGCGATCTGCAGCCGCTATCCGCGCTCCAGAACCTCGTAGCGCTCAACATTTCCTTCAACGGCTTCTCCGGCCGGCTTCCGGAAACGGCGTTCTTCGCCAAGCTGCCCACGAGCGACGTCGAGGGCAACCCGGCGCTGTGTCTCTCCCGGTGCGCCGGCGACGCAGGTGACCGTGAGCGCGGGGCGCGCCACGTCGCGTGGGTTGCGGTGGCTGTGCTGCTCTCCATCCTTGTCGTCCTTCTCGTGGCCGCGGCGCTCATCCTCTTCGGGCGGCACCGACGCGGTACGCGCGCCGGCGAGGACAAGGACGCCGAGATGTCGCCGCCGTGGAAAGTCACGCTGTACCAGAAGCTGGAGATCGGCGTAGCTGACGTGGCTCGCAGCCTCACGCCGGCGAACGTCATCGGCCACGGGTGGTCCGGCGCGGTGTACCGCGCGAACCTTCCGTCGAGCGGCGTCAGCATCGCCGTCAAGAAGTTCGGGTCATGCGACGAGGCGTCCGTCGAGGCGTTCGCCTGCGAGGTCAGAGTGCTCCCCCGGGTGCGCCACCGCAACATCGTCCGGCTGCTCGGATGGGCGGCCAACCGCCGCACGCGCCTCCTGTTCTACGATTACCTCCCGAACGGCACCCTTGGCGGCTTGCTTCACGGGGGAGCGAGCGTCACCGCCGTGGTCGAGTGGGAGGTGCGGCTCGCgatcgccgtcgccgtcgccgaggGCCTCGCGTACCTCCACCACGACTGCGTGCCCGGAATCATCCACCGCGACGTCAAGCCCGAAAACATCCTCCTCGGTGAGCGCTACGAGGCGTGCCTCGCCGACTTCGGCCTAGCCAGGTTCGCCGACGAGGGCGCCAACTCGTCGCCTCCGCCGTTCGCCGGATCATACGGCTACATCGCTCCGG AGTACGGATGCATGACTAAGATCACCACCAAGAGTGATGTGTACAGCTTTGGAGTGGTATTGCTAGAAATGATCACCGGAAGACGCCCATTGGACTCTTCATTTGGCGAGGGGCAAAGCGTGGTGCAATGGGTGCGCGACCACCTCTGCCGGAAGCGTGAACCCATGGAGatcatcgacccaacattgCAAGGCCGACCAGATATGCAACTCCAAGAGATGTTGCAAGCTCTAGGGATCGCGCTATTATGCGCTAGTCCACGTCCTGAGGACCGGCCGACGATGAAGGATGTGGCGGCATTGCTATGTGGTATCCAACATGACGACGCCATTGAGGTACGAAAAGCTGGAATGGGGGCGGGGGACGAAGTGGAGGCGAGGAAATGGGCTGGCCCAAAGCAGCCCGTTTCGCCGACTAAATTGATGACCCTTGTCGAACCAGTCCAGACCCTAGCTCAAACCAAAGCCCGAGCAAATTCAGGTTCACAAAGCCTACTccacaaccggcagtga